In Rhodobacter sp. 24-YEA-8, the following are encoded in one genomic region:
- a CDS encoding MbcA/ParS/Xre antitoxin family protein: MISFPVIAPGQPSRGQVLGKAALRAAERLGLSARQFARVTGLSEPGVSRLKRGAAGIEEGSKSFELAAMLVRLYRSLDAITGGDEAVARAWISAPNDVLGATPAEKITSVQGLVDVCAYLDSRRARL, translated from the coding sequence ATGATTTCTTTCCCCGTTATCGCGCCGGGCCAGCCCTCGCGGGGTCAGGTGCTTGGCAAAGCCGCCCTGCGCGCAGCCGAGCGCCTGGGTCTTTCGGCGCGGCAATTCGCCCGGGTGACCGGCCTTTCAGAACCGGGTGTATCGCGGCTGAAACGCGGCGCTGCCGGGATCGAGGAAGGCAGCAAGTCCTTTGAACTCGCGGCGATGCTCGTGCGGCTCTACCGCTCGCTTGATGCGATCACTGGCGGCGATGAAGCGGTGGCGCGGGCCTGGATTTCGGCCCCGAATGACGTGCTCGGCGCGACACCGGCAGAAAAGATAACATCAGTTCAGGGACTTGTTGATGTCTGCGCCTATCTGGACAGCCGCCGCGCTCGGCTCTGA
- a CDS encoding RES family NAD+ phosphorylase has protein sequence MSAPIWTAAALGSECRGFQGRGWRLVEAQHLVSTLKLVDSLAEQALLEDILETTKPPMPAACQGLDYLLATPFRYRPYPHGSRFRRAGLTPGVWYGAEKVQTALAEMVFYRFLFYAESPATPFPDGPAEYTAFAAKLATARAVDLTAPPMADPAWSHPTDYAPCQTLAEAAREAGAEIIRYRSVRDPKAGANLAVLSCSAFAAPGIQDRQTWRIRLSPTGAMALREHPRQGIDFPRESFTDPRLSGMVWDRPRAR, from the coding sequence ATGTCTGCGCCTATCTGGACAGCCGCCGCGCTCGGCTCTGAATGCCGGGGTTTTCAGGGGCGCGGCTGGCGCCTGGTCGAAGCACAGCACCTGGTCTCGACCCTGAAACTGGTGGACAGCCTCGCGGAACAGGCGCTGCTGGAAGACATTCTGGAAACCACCAAACCGCCGATGCCCGCCGCCTGTCAGGGGCTTGATTACCTGCTGGCCACCCCCTTTCGCTACCGCCCCTACCCGCATGGGTCGCGCTTTCGTCGTGCCGGGCTGACGCCGGGTGTCTGGTATGGCGCCGAGAAAGTGCAGACCGCCCTTGCGGAAATGGTATTCTACCGTTTCCTGTTTTACGCCGAGAGCCCAGCGACGCCCTTTCCCGACGGGCCGGCGGAATATACCGCATTTGCGGCCAAACTCGCGACCGCAAGGGCGGTTGATCTGACAGCGCCGCCGATGGCCGACCCGGCCTGGAGCCATCCGACCGATTACGCGCCCTGCCAGACGCTGGCCGAAGCGGCCCGCGAGGCTGGCGCAGAGATCATCCGCTACAGATCGGTGCGCGACCCGAAAGCCGGCGCCAATCTGGCGGTGCTCAGCTGCAGCGCCTTTGCTGCACCCGGGATCCAGGACCGCCAGACATGGCGCATCCGCCTCAGCCCCACCGGCGCGATGGCCTTGCGCGAACATCCGCGCCAGGGGATTGATTTTCCGCGGGAAAGCTTCACCGACCCGCGGCTGAGCGGCATGGTCTGGGATCGGCCCCGCGCCAGATAA
- the msrA gene encoding peptide-methionine (S)-S-oxide reductase MsrA, whose product MTEERAVLAGGCFWGMQQLLRRLPGVVNTRVGYTGGEVPNATYRNHGRHAEAIEVIFDPARISYRQILEAFFQIHDPTTRDRQGNDLGPSYRSAIYWASEDQRAVALETIKDVDASGLWPGPVVTEVERVSEFWEAEPEHQDYLERQPNGYTCHFPRPGWVLPKRAAE is encoded by the coding sequence ATGACTGAGGAACGTGCCGTTCTGGCCGGGGGCTGCTTCTGGGGGATGCAGCAGCTGCTCCGCCGCCTGCCGGGGGTGGTGAACACCCGTGTCGGCTATACCGGCGGCGAGGTGCCCAATGCCACCTACCGCAATCATGGCCGCCATGCCGAGGCGATCGAGGTGATTTTCGACCCCGCCCGGATCAGCTACCGCCAGATTTTGGAGGCGTTTTTCCAGATCCATGACCCGACCACCCGCGACCGCCAGGGGAATGACCTTGGCCCGAGCTACCGCTCGGCGATCTATTGGGCGAGCGAGGATCAGCGTGCGGTGGCGCTTGAGACGATCAAAGATGTCGATGCCTCCGGCCTCTGGCCCGGCCCGGTGGTGACCGAGGTGGAGCGGGTTTCCGAATTCTGGGAGGCCGAGCCCGAACATCAGGATTATCTGGAGCGCCAGCCGAACGGCTATACCTGTCATTTTCCGCGCCCGGGCTGGGTCCTGCCAAAACGCGCGGCTGAGTGA
- a CDS encoding M20 aminoacylase family protein — translation MPVKNRFAELAPEIKAWRQDFHRHPELNYDLPRTAGRVAELCRAFGCDEVTEGIGRSGVVAVIRGRSDSAGRVVGLRADMDALPIHEKTGLEYASATPGIMHACGHDGHTAMLLGAAKYLAGTRNFDGSVVCIFQPAEEGGGGGLAMVKDGLMERWNIQEVYGLHNMPGIPVGRFAIRPGAIMAASDEFSLTLTGRGGHAAKPQEAIDTTVVASHLVLALQSIVSRNTDPLQSAVVSVATIHSDSTAYNVLAEEVVMKGTVRTLDEGVRAMIEARLRQICAGVAATYGATVDVHFRRGYPVTVNHEDATAHAAAVARAISPEVDTETAPLMAAEDFSYMLQERPGAYIFLGNGNTAPLHQAGYNFDDEAAPFGASWLAGMAEARMPVA, via the coding sequence ATGCCCGTCAAGAACCGTTTCGCCGAACTCGCCCCCGAGATCAAAGCCTGGCGCCAGGATTTTCACCGGCACCCCGAGCTGAATTATGACCTGCCGCGCACCGCCGGGCGTGTGGCAGAGCTGTGCCGGGCCTTTGGCTGCGACGAGGTGACCGAGGGGATCGGCCGTTCTGGCGTCGTCGCGGTGATCCGGGGGCGCTCGGACAGCGCGGGCCGGGTGGTAGGCCTGCGCGCCGATATGGATGCGCTGCCGATTCATGAAAAAACCGGCCTCGAATATGCCTCGGCGACACCCGGGATCATGCATGCCTGCGGTCATGACGGGCATACCGCGATGCTGCTTGGTGCTGCGAAATACCTCGCCGGGACGCGGAATTTTGATGGGTCGGTGGTCTGTATCTTCCAGCCGGCTGAAGAGGGCGGTGGCGGCGGTCTTGCTATGGTCAAAGACGGGCTGATGGAGCGCTGGAACATCCAGGAGGTCTACGGGCTCCATAATATGCCGGGGATCCCGGTTGGCCGTTTCGCGATCCGCCCCGGTGCGATCATGGCGGCGTCGGATGAATTCTCGCTGACCCTGACCGGGCGCGGCGGCCATGCGGCAAAACCGCAGGAGGCGATTGATACCACTGTGGTCGCGTCGCATCTGGTGCTGGCGCTGCAAAGCATCGTGTCCCGGAACACCGATCCGCTGCAATCGGCGGTGGTCTCGGTCGCGACGATCCACAGCGATTCGACCGCCTATAATGTGCTGGCCGAAGAGGTGGTGATGAAGGGCACCGTGCGTACGCTGGACGAGGGCGTCCGGGCGATGATCGAAGCGCGGCTGCGCCAGATCTGCGCGGGCGTGGCTGCGACCTATGGCGCGACGGTCGATGTCCATTTCCGCCGTGGCTATCCGGTGACGGTGAACCACGAGGATGCCACCGCCCATGCGGCGGCGGTGGCACGGGCGATCTCACCCGAAGTTGATACCGAAACCGCGCCTTTGATGGCGGCAGAGGACTTCTCCTATATGCTGCAGGAGCGCCCGGGTGCCTATATCTTCCTCGGCAATGGCAATACCGCGCCGCTGCACCAGGCCGGGTATAATTTCGACGATGAGGCCGCACCCTTTGGTGCAAGCTGGCTTGCCGGCATGGCCGAGGCGCGGATGCCGGTCGCGTGA